GAGGTCATACTTAAACCAGCTTATGGGAATGGAGGAATAGGCATTGAAAAAATTAAAATAAATCAACCAAATATGAAGAAATTTTTAACTAAATATATTTCAAAATTCCAAAATAACCCTGTAATTATTCAAAAGTTTCTAAAGAATTTCAATAAAGGTGACAAAAGAATAATTCTTGTGAATGGCCAAGTGAAAGGCGCAGTCTTAAGAGTTCCTAAAAAAAATAGTATTAAAGCAAATTTCCATGCAGGTGGAACTGCTGTTAAAACAACCCTCTCACCAAGAGAAAAAAAAATATGCTCTACTATTAAGAGTTTTTTAAAAACTAAAAAATTATTTTTTGTTGGAATAGATGTAATAGATGGTTATTTGACAGAAATTAATATTACATCACCAACAGGCATACAAGAGATAAACAGATTAAATAGAGTTAATATTGAAAAAGATGTTATTGATTTTGTAGAAAAATCACTGCAATAAATTCTCGAACAGTTTATTGATATTTTTTTGAATTAACTCCTCTAATGGTTTTCTAACTGTCCCATCAGGAATTACTCTTTCGTAAGAATATGAACCTTTGTCAAATTTTATGATAAAGTCATCCTGTTCTATAATATCAAATATTGTAATTTTATAATTTGGATGAAAATATTCTATTTCTCCTTTTAGTTCTTGATTATCAGATGAAGTAAAAATTAAATCTTTGATAATTAATTCTTTATTATTCGAGTTAGTTACTTCACCTTCTATCGAAATATCATTATTAATAAACGATTGAGAAAGCGTATTAATAAGTTGATTAATTTGTTCGAAATCCTCAATATCTTGAGAGAGGGATTGCATGAATAAAAGTAAAGCTATTTCGTCTTCTTTGACATTAATCTTAACTTGACCATTAATTTTTCCACTAATTCCAATCATGTTATTTAAATCAATGGGTTGAGATATATCCAAATTTAAATCTAAAAAGCCTTTCAATCTTGAACTTTCAAGAAAAAATTTCTCCATGTTTTCTAAGTCCAAATTTTTCAAACTGAGGTTTCCTGAAAATTTTTCATCAAATATATTTCCTGATAATGTGGAAATATTTTCATCTTGAGTAATTTCAATATTTTCTAGAACATAATTACCAGTAGCAAGATCAATTATTAAATTTCCCTCGACGTTACTAAATAAATAGAGATCAAGATATTTAGCATATTCATCTTGGTCAGTGTATTTCAATAATTTGCTAAGATCATTTGAGTCAAATTGTTGTAAGTTGATATTTAAAAATGTCTGTTGGGTATTGGAAAGGTTAGTTTCCCCACTTAAAGATAATTTTAATTCATCTTCTTCAAAAACATCTAGGGAATTGATAATGATCTCTTCATTAATCACTGCCCCATCCATAGTAAAATGAGAAATATTTAGTTGATTGAGTATTTCTTTAATTTCAACGTTAGGAATAAGATCAAATTCCTTAAAATTATTAATTTTAATTTGTAGTCCTCGATTTGAAAAATTGTCTAAGTTGAAATCGCCCAGAATGCTGATCAATGTTTCATCTTTTGAGATGTTTAATTCTTTAATTTTTATATTTTCATTTTCAATATTTGAAGAGAGAGAAAGTTTGTCAAACCTAATTAAATTAGAGTCTAATTTGGGAAAGATTAGTTGAAAAAAATTAGATATATCATTTGATGAAGATGAGTTTAAATTTAAGTCAAAATTTGTATCTAAGAAATCGATGTAATTAAAACTTCCTTGTAAATCAAGTTCACTACCATTTTCAGTTAAATAATTCAGAGAATTAATTTTAATCAAATCAGAATACTCAATATCAAAATTATCTAAATTTCCTTTTGGTAATTTTGTAGAGTTCAGAAAATTTATATTTTGCAAAAACTGAGAAAATACTTCAAAAGGGATATTGAATCCTTTTATATTAAGTTTGGAATTAAGAAAGTTTTCTAGATTAATCAAACCCGAAAACTTTAATTGAGAATTCTCATTAAAATTAAGCTCTAAATTATTAATGGAAAAGTTATTTTGAGTATATTCACCACTCACATTTATTGTATCTAGGTTGATCTGTTTAAAAAATTTTTGATAATTTTTATCAAGCAGAAGTACTAATTCATTAACATCTAATTCCTGAATTGAAAAATTTAATTTCTTGAGAACTTCATCTTCGATAAAAGCATCAAATTGAACTTCGGCTTCTTTATAGAAAAAAGTGTCAGAAAAAATCTCAGTAGTATTTTCATTAGATGAAATATTAAGATCTAGATTTTCAATTTCCCCTTCGAGCAATACTTCATTTTCAAGTGCATTAATATTTAGGTTTCCAATACTTGCGTTAGGAATAGAAATTGAAATATTGTTGCTATCAAGCAAAGATCTGGAAAACATCACATTTTTTGTAATTAAGTCAGCGGAAAGCAAGTCATTTTGAACAGAAAAATTAGCCTCTTTAATCTCAATTTGAGGTTTTGGTAATAGTATTAGTGACTGCTCTTCTGAGGATGTAAGGGAGACTGTATTATTTGTTTGCTCCATTATATTTGCATTAGTGATGGTGTTGATAGGTAGTTTGAAAAAGCTAAGAGCTACTAAAATTAGAACTAAAAGAAAGACTATTAGGGTTATAATTTTTATTTTTTTCATTAGTTGAATTTACTAAATGTATAAATAGGTAAAGTAAGCCAAGTAAGCAAATATTAATCCTATCGATAGTAATTTTCCAGCCATCTTTTTTATGATCATGATGAAAAAAACTATTGAAACCAATAAGAATAGCCATTTGTCTATCGATGATAGCAGTTCATAGTAATTAATTTGGCCATTCATAAATATAGCTAT
The window above is part of the alpha proteobacterium HIMB59 genome. Proteins encoded here:
- a CDS encoding ATP-binding glutathione synthetase like family protein (PFAM: Prokaryotic glutathione synthetase, N-terminal domain; Prokaryotic glutathione synthetase, ATP-grasp domain~TIGRFAM: glutathione synthetase, prokaryotic), yielding MIKKFLFQMDDPTKINIKEDSTYMLIKESLSRGIRCFYNSPSWVYASLNKYNQIKSSNLELSLTKSGKLTYKSKKSKDTNLEKFNAIFIRQDPPFNMEYISNTYLLSQLQNPVLINDPSEVRNFPEKHIMMNFPELTPPTLISSHIPSILAFIRLHKEVILKPAYGNGGIGIEKIKINQPNMKKFLTKYISKFQNNPVIIQKFLKNFNKGDKRIILVNGQVKGAVLRVPKKNSIKANFHAGGTAVKTTLSPREKKICSTIKSFLKTKKLFFVGIDVIDGYLTEINITSPTGIQEINRLNRVNIEKDVIDFVEKSLQ